Proteins from a genomic interval of Syntrophorhabdaceae bacterium:
- the hemL gene encoding glutamate-1-semialdehyde 2,1-aminomutase: MDRRRSHDLYGQAVQYLPGGVNSPVRAFQSVHDEPFYVRRGKGAYLYDVDGNSYLDYVASWGAIILGHADDGVIDEVKPAIEDGTSFGACHPYEIEIAKLITGAFPSMELVRLTSSGTEATMSAIRLARGFTGQSGVIKFRGCYHGHLDSLLVKAGSGLATFGIPDSKGILPDLAKYTFIAEFNRLESVRAIVERNNDISCVIIEPIMGNMGVILPENGFLEGLERLCRDRGILLIFDEVITGFRVAYGGAQHIYGIKPDITCLGKIIGGGFPIGAFGGRREIMENLAPLGAVYQAGTLSGNPVAVRAGIYVLSYLKEHPEVYAMMRERVDALKTAMLGIARQQGVPYTVNSTTGMFTGFFTEQGVNDYGSASAADRVIYERFFKRMLEEGIFFAPSPFEASFVTLSHGEKEMTKTAEACERVFKGLMS; encoded by the coding sequence ATGGATAGAAGAAGATCACACGACCTATACGGGCAGGCGGTACAGTATCTGCCGGGCGGCGTGAACAGTCCGGTCAGGGCCTTCCAGTCTGTCCACGACGAGCCGTTTTACGTCAGGAGAGGAAAAGGGGCATACCTCTATGATGTTGACGGGAACAGCTATCTCGATTATGTAGCTTCATGGGGCGCGATCATCCTCGGCCATGCTGACGATGGCGTCATCGATGAGGTGAAGCCGGCGATTGAGGATGGAACGAGCTTCGGCGCCTGCCATCCCTATGAGATCGAGATAGCGAAGCTTATCACCGGGGCATTTCCTTCGATGGAGCTCGTGAGGCTTACAAGCTCGGGTACAGAGGCAACGATGAGCGCCATACGCCTCGCGAGGGGTTTCACCGGGCAGAGCGGTGTTATCAAATTCAGGGGATGCTACCACGGTCATCTCGACAGTCTTCTCGTCAAGGCAGGTTCCGGCCTCGCGACATTCGGGATTCCTGACAGCAAAGGCATCCTTCCGGACCTCGCAAAATATACATTCATAGCGGAATTCAACCGTCTTGAGAGCGTCCGGGCCATCGTGGAGAGGAATAACGATATTTCCTGTGTTATTATTGAACCCATCATGGGAAATATGGGGGTGATCCTTCCGGAAAACGGTTTTCTTGAGGGTCTGGAAAGGCTATGCAGAGACCGCGGGATACTCCTTATCTTCGATGAGGTGATAACGGGGTTCCGTGTCGCCTACGGCGGCGCCCAGCATATATATGGCATCAAGCCCGACATCACCTGTCTCGGAAAGATCATCGGCGGCGGGTTTCCTATCGGCGCCTTTGGCGGCAGGAGAGAGATCATGGAGAATCTGGCGCCCCTCGGTGCGGTCTATCAGGCAGGCACATTATCCGGCAACCCTGTTGCCGTCAGGGCAGGGATCTATGTGCTGTCGTACCTGAAAGAACACCCGGAGGTATACGCGATGATGCGTGAACGCGTGGATGCGTTGAAGACCGCCATGCTGGGAATAGCGAGACAGCAAGGGGTTCCCTATACCGTCAACAGTACTACCGGTATGTTCACGGGGTTCTTCACGGAGCAGGGTGTCAATGATTACGGATCGGCGAGCGCGGCAGACCGGGTGATCTATGAAAGGTTTTTCAAGAGAATGCTGGAGGAAGGGATCTTCTTTGCGCCAAGCCCCTTCGAAGCCTCATTCGTTACCCTCTCTCACGGAGAAAAGGAGATGACAAAAACAGCAGAGGCCTGCGAAAGGGTCTTTAAAGGATTGATGTCATGA